In the genome of Candidatus Latescibacterota bacterium, one region contains:
- a CDS encoding RNA polymerase sigma factor, whose product MMVPEGAHHGIEGISEQNMVLETEKRWLLWALVDPDRLILFYDKYYGRIYAYLYRMTLDPDLAKDLTADTFLKAQQNLGRFTWRGVSFGSWLYQIATNEFRAHYRRSKKRRETELNDDFYPDSANSALIQILLEEDQRIVFQAVMRLTQPCRDTFLLHYWEGRTVKQIAYILKIPEGTVSSHLRRGRERLKKELKGLNPKGPGPRFGMKNEGSAD is encoded by the coding sequence TTGATGGTTCCAGAAGGCGCGCACCATGGAATCGAAGGGATTTCCGAGCAAAACATGGTACTGGAAACCGAAAAACGGTGGCTGTTGTGGGCTCTTGTAGACCCAGACAGATTAATCCTGTTCTATGATAAGTACTATGGTCGGATCTATGCGTATCTTTATCGCATGACCCTAGATCCGGATTTGGCCAAGGACTTGACCGCCGATACATTCTTGAAGGCCCAACAGAATCTTGGGCGGTTTACTTGGCGGGGAGTGAGTTTTGGGTCCTGGCTGTACCAGATTGCGACCAACGAATTCAGGGCTCACTATCGGAGGAGCAAGAAACGTCGAGAGACCGAGCTTAATGACGATTTCTATCCGGATTCCGCGAACTCGGCTCTGATACAGATTTTGTTGGAGGAAGATCAGCGTATCGTCTTTCAGGCGGTCATGAGGTTAACCCAGCCTTGTCGGGACACATTCCTCCTTCACTACTGGGAGGGAAGAACGGTGAAGCAAATAGCCTATATCCTGAAAATCCCAGAGGGCACTGTGTCATCTCATTTGAGGCGCGGCCGGGAGAGGCTAAAAAAGGAATTGAAGGGACTCAACCCCAAGGGCCCTGGCCCGCGATTCGGTATGAAGAATGAAGGTTCTGCGGATTGA